TTGAAGTTACCTGAAAAATATAGAGCGGTTATCGTATTAAAGTATATTGAAGAGCTATCCTTAAAAGAAATTAGCGATATTTTGGGACTCCCAATAAGTACAATCAAAACAAGGATACACAGGGGAAGAGAAGCACTCCGAAAACAATTAAGAGAAGTTTAAAAAATTGAGGTGAATTACATGAAGTGTGAACCAAAGTATATTGAATACATGCATGATTACTTAGATGAAGAGCTAACACCGGAACACGAACGTGAATTGCGAGATCACCTCGTCAAATGTTCAGAGTGTCAACAGCATTTTCACGAGTTGAAAAAGACAATTGCTCTTGTGCAAAGCACATCGCATATCCAAGCGCCTGCAGATTTTACTGCAAAAGTAATGCAACGATTACCTGAGGAAAAGAAAATAGTTCAAGTGAAGCGTTGGATGAGAATCCACCCACTTGTGACAGCTGCAGCAGTATTCTTTATATTAATGATTGGTGGCACATACCAAATATGGAATGAAGATCAGGAGTTAGCTGTATCTAAACAACCTAATATCAGGATAGAGGATAATATTGTCATTGTACCTGAAGGCAAGGTAGTTGAGGGTGATCTGCTAGTTCGTAACGGGGATGTACGAATTGAAGGTGAAGTGAACGGGAATGTGACCGTGATCAACGGAAAACAATACTTAGCATCTGCAGGTAATGTAACGGGTGAAATAAAGGAAATCGATCAAATGTTTGAATGGATTTGGTTCCATGTTAAAAAAGGTGTAAAAGATACAACAGAATTCTTTACTAATTAAGGTATAGGGCAGCCATCGAATTCCAGATGGCTTTTTCTGTCTTTGTACAAATGTGATATAATGGGTAGGTTAGTTGAGAATTGAAAAATTAGGTAATGCATAAATTATTGTTGCTTTTCTAGTTTTGATATAATAGGGAATTTAAATAACGACAAAGGAAGTGTAAGAATGCTTTTTGGAGAATTCCCAATTCTACATTACCTTGGTAACGCCATCGACATTCTCCTAGTGTGGTATGTGATTTATAAATTGATCATGGTTATACGGGGAACAAAAGCCGTTCAGTTATTAAAGGGAATTGTAGTTATTGTGATCGTACGGATACTTAGTAGCTTCTTTGGTTTACATACTTTACAATGGCTCATGGACCAGGCGTTAACGTGGGGATTCCTGGCAGTCATTATCATTTTCCAGCCTGAGTTACGACGTGCTCTTGAACAGCTGGGGAGAGGGAAAATCTTTTCTAGAAATACAGTAAATGAAGAAGAGGAACAAACACAGTTAGTAGAAGCAATTGTTAAGGCAACATCTTATATGGCTAAACGTCGTATAGGTGCCTTGTTATCAATTGAGCGTGAGACTGGTATGAGTGACTATATAGAGACAGGCATTCCGTTAAACGCAAAACTGACATCAGAATTATTAATTAATATCTTTATCCCTAACACACCACTACATGACGGTGCGGTTATCGTTCAAAAAAATCAAGTATCAGCGGCTGCTTGTTATTTGCCCCTTTCTGAAAGTCCCTTCATTTCAAAGGAACTTGGAACGAGGCACCGTGCAGCCTTAGGTATAAGTGAAGTGACAGATAGCCTTACGATTGTTGTTTCAGAGGAAACAGGCAGCGTATCATTAACGAAAAATGGTGAGCTACATAGAGACTTATCTCCAGAAATGGTAAGTGAAATGTTAACGAAAGAGCTAGTGAACGCAAATAAATCTTCTTCTTCAGCTCGTTGGAATTGGAGGGTGAAGAAAAATGGATAAGTTTATGGATAATCATTGGGTAGTCAGGATCATTGCATTGCTATTTGCTCTCATGTTATACACTTCCGTTAACATGAATACTCAATCTAAGCAGGTTGATACACCCTTTAGTTTACCTCTAATGACGACTGAGAGTGAGACACTTTCAGAAATTCCTTTATCAGTCTATTATGATCGAGATAACTATGTAGTGTCCGGATTACCACAAACAGTCAATGTTACGTTAGAAGGTCCAAGAAGTGCAGTACAACCTATTAAACTGCAGAGATCCATTGAACCTTATATTGATTTAGAAAAGTTAAAACCGGGGACACATGAACTAAAAGTGTTGTATGAGGATATAAATGATAGTGTCAAGGTTACAATTGATCCAGCAGTTATTACATTAACCATTCATGAAAAAGTGGAAAAGGAATTTTCTGTAGAAGTAGATTATATTCATGAATTGAACGATGGGTACGCAGTAGATGAACCTATTGTAAATCCGAAAAATGTAAAAGTAATCGGGGCTAAGGAGCAGGTAGAACAAATCGCATTAGTAAAGGCAATTGTAGATTTGAAAGGTGCTGAAGAAAAGATTAAACAAGAAGCACCAGTTGCCGTTTATGATAGTGAAGGCAATCGTTTAGCGGTAGAAGTTGTACCGTCTGTTGTTGATGTAGAAGTTTCCATTATTAGTCCGAATAAAGTTGTTCCTATTTCTTTTGTTCCAAAAGGGAAAGTAGAGGATGGTTACAGCTTGATTGGACTTGAATCTACTGTAAAAGATGTCACCATCTTTGGAGCAAAGAAAGACATTGACAAAATACAATCCCTCGAAAATATAGAAGTGGATATTGAAGGAATTACAGAGAGTACAACAATTGAGGTAGAAATTCCTGTTCCAAAAGGATTGAAGGAGATTTCACCTAAAAAGATTCCAGTTCAAGTAACTGTCGAAAAAAATGAACTGCGGACCATTACAGATCTTCCCATAAAAATAATCGGTTTACCGAATTCTCTACAGACAGAGTTTCTCACTCCTGTTGAAGGTGCAGTAAGTATTGAGTTAGTCGGTGCACCAGCTATTCTTAAGGAAATCGATGAAACTGATTTTGATATTTATATTGATGTGACTAATTTAGTGAGTGGCGAACACCAGGTAGAAATTCAAGTGAATGGTCCAGATAACATAAACTGGACATTAGCAACAAAAACTGCCTCAATACAAATTACAAATAAATCATAAAAATTTTGAAGAGTCCATGAAGGAGCGACATAGATAATGGGTAAATATTTTGGTACTGATGGAGTACGTGGAATTGCAAATAGTGAGTTAACTCCTGAGCTAGCATTTAAGGTTGGCCGTTTTGGAGGATATGTATTAACAAAGGACCAAGCACGTCCAAAAATCTTGATTGGCCGTGATACACGTATTTCAGGCCATATGTTAGAAGGGGCTTTAGTAGCAGGGTTGCTATCAATTGGTGCTGAGGTAATGCGTCTTGGTGTCATTTCAACTCCAGGGGTATCTTATTTAACAAAAGCAATTGGTGCAAAAGCAGGAGTGATGATTTCAGCATCACATAACCCAGTTCAAGATAACGGAATTAAATTTTTTGGCCCAGATGGGTTTAAACTATCCGATGAACAGGAAAAGGAAATCGAAGACCTACTTGATCAGGAAATAGATACACTTCCAAGACCAATTGGTGGAGACTTAGGACAAGTTAGTGACTACTTTGAAGGTGGTCAAAAGTACTTGCAATACTTAAAACAAACAGTAGACGATGATTTCTCTGGTATACATGTTGCATTAGACTGTGCACATGGTGCAACTTCTTCACTAGCCATGCATTTGTTCGCTGATTTAGATGCAGATATTTCTACGATGGGTTGTTCACCTAATGGACTAAATATTAATGATGGAGTCGGTTCGACACATCCAGAGAAATTAGCAGGAATGGTCGTTGAAAAAGGTGCTGACGTTGGGTTAGCCTTTGACGGAGACGGAGACAGACTGATCGCTGTTGATGAAAAGGGTCAAATTGTTGATGGCGACCAAATTATGTTTATCTGTGCGAAATACTTTAAACAAACGATGCAATTAAAACACCAAACGGTTGTATCAACTGTAATGAGTAATCTAGGTTTTTACAAAGGGCTTGAAGAACTTGACATTAAAACAGCACAAACAGCTGTTGGTGACCGTTATGTGGTAGAAGAAATGAAAAAGAATGGTTATAACCTGGGCGGAGAGCAATCAGGTCATATTATTTTCTTAGATTACAATACAACAGGGGATGGAATGCTTTCAGCACTTCAGTTAGTGAATATTATGAAGATGACGAAGAAGTCTTTATCACAATTAGCAGGTGAAATGAAGAAGTTCCCTCAAAAACTAGTGAACATCAAGGTACGGGATAAGCATGAAGTGATGAATAATGAAGAAGTCGTTCGTGCTATTAAAGAGGCAGAAGCTGAAATGAATGGTAATGGCCGTATTCTTGTCAGGCCATCTGGGACAGAGCCGCTTGTTCGTGTTATGGCAGAAGCTCCTACAGAGGAAATGTGCCGTGAAATAGTAGATCGAATTGCATCTATTGTCACAAAAGAAATGGGAATTGAATAAATAAATAACATACTATTATCTCAAAATATGCATAGGTGGATACAACCACTTATGCATATTTTAAATTTCGAGGAATAGTAAAAAAATGGTTTTTAATTGACGAAGTTATCAATTGTGTGTATGATTAACTTTGTGATTTTAACATCAAACTATAGAAAGGTGGATCGAAGGTTTATAGTTATATTGAAGCGCCTGAACTAATCAAGAACGAAATTTGGTTAGTTGACGAGGAGGAGGTTTATCGAGTTATCGGCGGATGCCTCCCGGCTGACCCTAGTCACAGCCGAAAGTCTTTACGAAAACAGAGAGGTGACTTTCTGCACAAACGTAAGGATTTGACCTTAAAATCACATCATTTTAAGAAACAGGGGCATGGGGCCCCAGTCTTCCATGCCCCTCTAGGGAGGAAGTACACATATGTGCGGAATTGTAGGTTATATTGGTAAAGAAGATTCAAAAGAGATTTTATTACGAGGTTTAGAAAAACTTGAATACCGTGGTTATGACTCAGCAGGTATTGCGGTAGTAAATGATAATGGCGTTCATGTTTTCAAGGAAAAAGGCCGTATTGCGACGTTACGTGAAAGTGTAGATGCAAATGTAGTGGCACCTGTAGGGATTGGTCATACTCGTTGGGCAACTCACGGTGTTCCTAGTCGAGTAAACTCACATCCACATCAAAGTAGCTCACAACGTTTCACGCTTGTTCATAATGGTGTAATTGAAAATTACGATCACATTAAGCGTGACTATTTACAAGGAGTTACGTTCCAAAGTGAAACAGATACTGAGGTTGTTGTTCAGCTAATTGAGAAGTTTGTAAACGAAGGTCAAGAAGTGGAAGAAGCGTTCCGTGGTGCTTTAAAGCTCCTAAAGGGATCTTATGCAATTGGCTTATTAGATGAACAAAATCCAGATGTGATCTTTGTTGCAAAAAATAAGAGTCCATTACTTGTTGGATTAGGGGAAGGCTTTAATGTTGTTGCGAGTGATGCAATGGCGATGATCCAAGTCACAAACCAATATGTTGAGCTAATGGATAAAGAAATCGTAATTGTAA
This DNA window, taken from Bacillus sp. BGMRC 2118, encodes the following:
- a CDS encoding anti-sigma factor, translating into MKCEPKYIEYMHDYLDEELTPEHERELRDHLVKCSECQQHFHELKKTIALVQSTSHIQAPADFTAKVMQRLPEEKKIVQVKRWMRIHPLVTAAAVFFILMIGGTYQIWNEDQELAVSKQPNIRIEDNIVIVPEGKVVEGDLLVRNGDVRIEGEVNGNVTVINGKQYLASAGNVTGEIKEIDQMFEWIWFHVKKGVKDTTEFFTN
- a CDS encoding TIGR00159 family protein, whose product is MLFGEFPILHYLGNAIDILLVWYVIYKLIMVIRGTKAVQLLKGIVVIVIVRILSSFFGLHTLQWLMDQALTWGFLAVIIIFQPELRRALEQLGRGKIFSRNTVNEEEEQTQLVEAIVKATSYMAKRRIGALLSIERETGMSDYIETGIPLNAKLTSELLINIFIPNTPLHDGAVIVQKNQVSAAACYLPLSESPFISKELGTRHRAALGISEVTDSLTIVVSEETGSVSLTKNGELHRDLSPEMVSEMLTKELVNANKSSSSARWNWRVKKNG
- a CDS encoding YbbR-like domain-containing protein, which codes for MDKFMDNHWVVRIIALLFALMLYTSVNMNTQSKQVDTPFSLPLMTTESETLSEIPLSVYYDRDNYVVSGLPQTVNVTLEGPRSAVQPIKLQRSIEPYIDLEKLKPGTHELKVLYEDINDSVKVTIDPAVITLTIHEKVEKEFSVEVDYIHELNDGYAVDEPIVNPKNVKVIGAKEQVEQIALVKAIVDLKGAEEKIKQEAPVAVYDSEGNRLAVEVVPSVVDVEVSIISPNKVVPISFVPKGKVEDGYSLIGLESTVKDVTIFGAKKDIDKIQSLENIEVDIEGITESTTIEVEIPVPKGLKEISPKKIPVQVTVEKNELRTITDLPIKIIGLPNSLQTEFLTPVEGAVSIELVGAPAILKEIDETDFDIYIDVTNLVSGEHQVEIQVNGPDNINWTLATKTASIQITNKS
- a CDS encoding phosphoglucosamine mutase; translation: MGKYFGTDGVRGIANSELTPELAFKVGRFGGYVLTKDQARPKILIGRDTRISGHMLEGALVAGLLSIGAEVMRLGVISTPGVSYLTKAIGAKAGVMISASHNPVQDNGIKFFGPDGFKLSDEQEKEIEDLLDQEIDTLPRPIGGDLGQVSDYFEGGQKYLQYLKQTVDDDFSGIHVALDCAHGATSSLAMHLFADLDADISTMGCSPNGLNINDGVGSTHPEKLAGMVVEKGADVGLAFDGDGDRLIAVDEKGQIVDGDQIMFICAKYFKQTMQLKHQTVVSTVMSNLGFYKGLEELDIKTAQTAVGDRYVVEEMKKNGYNLGGEQSGHIIFLDYNTTGDGMLSALQLVNIMKMTKKSLSQLAGEMKKFPQKLVNIKVRDKHEVMNNEEVVRAIKEAEAEMNGNGRILVRPSGTEPLVRVMAEAPTEEMCREIVDRIASIVTKEMGIE